A region from the Alosa alosa isolate M-15738 ecotype Scorff River unplaced genomic scaffold, AALO_Geno_1.1 AALO_1.0_unplaced_2, whole genome shotgun sequence genome encodes:
- the LOC125290206 gene encoding LOW QUALITY PROTEIN: DNA replication licensing factor MCM5-like (The sequence of the model RefSeq protein was modified relative to this genomic sequence to represent the inferred CDS: substituted 3 bases at 3 genomic stop codons): IIDYSTILSIRNLNSQNINQLISVTGIITGSSKILSKSILTTFICNNCKNKLILNTSDKTNIPRTCPYYNSETMDKKCPLDPFIIIPDECTYLDVQYLKLQELPESTPSGEIPRNISIQIDKTFINKFKAGTRVNIIGIYNISHQDLKESYKIPYIKTLGIDKYVDIPNLNNSIYTIDNFKELSNNKNIYELIYKSIAPSIYGHEDIKKSLACMLFGGTVRILPDNIRLRGDINILLLGDPSVAKSXFLKFIEKISPICIYTSGKGSSAAGLTASVIRDRNSGDYYLEGGAMVLADKGIVCIDEFDKMRDQDRVAIHEAMEQQTISIAKAGITTVLNSRTSVLAAANPVFGRFDNTKNADENIEFQSTILSRFDLIFIIIDKYNQKKDQKLAKHIVDIHTAHNKSNXKNEFISTELLSKYIEFCKNTCFPTLSKESAEYIQNEYIQLREKTNKNKSTIIPITIRQLXAMIRLSEALAKMELQEIVNIKHAREAVRLFKRATIKAT, encoded by the coding sequence ATAATAGATTATTCTACTATTTTATCTATTAGAAATTTAAATTCTCAAAATATAAATCAATTAATATCTGTTACAGGTATAATAACTGGATCTTCTAAAATATTAAGTAAAAGTATTTTAACAACATTCATATGTAATAAttgtaaaaataaattaatattaaatacAAGTGATAAAACAAATATACCAAGAACTTGTCCATATTATAATTCAGAAACAATGGATAAAAAATGTCCATTAGATCCATTTATTATTATACCAGATGAATGTACATACTTAGATGTACAATATCTTAAATTACAAGAATTACCAGAATCAACACCTTCAGGAGAAATACCAAGAAATATATCTATACAAATAGATAAAACATTTATTAATAAATTTAAAGCAGGAACTAGAGTTAATATTATTGGTATTTATAATATATCACATCAAGATTTAAAAGAATCATATAAAATTCCTTATATAAAAACATTAGGTATAGATAAATATGTAGATATTCCCAATCTTAATAATTCTATATATACAATAGATAATTTTAAAGAAttaagtaataataaaaatatttatgaattAATATACAAAAGTATTGCTCCTTCTATATATGGTCATGAAGATATTAAAAAATCATTAGCTTGTATGCTATTTGGTGGTACTGTAAGAATATTACCTGATAATATAAGATTAAGAGGAGATATAAATATATTACTATTAGGAGATCCTTCTGTTGCTAAATCATAGTTTTTAAAATTTATTGAAAAAATTTCTCCTATTTGTATATATACTTCAGGTAAAGGATCAAGTGCTGCTGGTTTAACAGCTTCTGTTATACGTGATAGAAATAGTGGAGACTATTATTTAGAAGGTGGTGCTATGGTATTAGCAGATAAAGGTATAGTATGTATTGATGAATTTGATAAAATGAGAGATCAAGATAGAGTTGCTATACATGAAGCAATGGAACAACAAACTATTTCAATAGCTAAAgctggtattactactgtatTAAATAGTAGAACTAGTGTATTAGCAGCTGCTAATCCCGTATTTGGTAGATTTGATAATACTAAAAATGCTGATGAAAATATAGAATTTCAAAGTACTATATTAAGTAGATTTGATctaatatttataataatagaTAAATATAATCAAAAAAAAGATCAAAAATTAGCAAAACATATTGTAGATATACATACAGCACATAATAAATCTAATTAGAAAAATGAATTTATTAGTACAGAATTATTGAGTAAATATATAGAATTTtgtaaaaatacatgttttccTACATTAAGTAAAGAATCTGCTGAATACATACAAAATGAATATATTCAATTaagagaaaaaacaaataaaaataaaagtactATTATACCTATTACAATAAGACAATTATAGGCTATGATAAGATTAAGTGAAGCATTAGCTAAAATGGAATTACAAGAAATTGTTAATATAAAACATGCTAGAGAAGCTGTTAGATTATTTAAAAGAGCTACTATAAAAGCTACATAG